A window of the Bacillus sp. A301a_S52 genome harbors these coding sequences:
- the rsmH gene encoding 16S rRNA (cytosine(1402)-N(4))-methyltransferase RsmH — protein sequence MFEHVTVLKEETVEGLAVQPNGIYVDCTLGGGGHSERLIQELSAEGRLVAFDQDQNALSFAKERLKESSVHVEYVHKNFRFLREELMKREIEQVDGFVFDLGVSSPQFDEPERGFSYRFDAPLDMRMNQEQELTAYHVVNEWSFKALTEILARYGEEKFAKQIARKIEKQREVSPIETTFQLVDIIKEGIPAPARRKGGHPAKKTFQAIRIAVNDELNVFKEALEDAIAMTKPGGRIAVITFHSLEDRICKQVFKSKSSYPELPKGLPVLPDEFEPELKLINKKPILANEEELEANHRAHSAKLRIAEKNK from the coding sequence TTGTTTGAGCATGTAACAGTATTAAAAGAGGAAACAGTTGAAGGTCTAGCTGTTCAACCCAATGGTATCTATGTGGACTGCACATTAGGTGGTGGAGGGCATAGCGAACGACTTATTCAAGAGTTATCTGCGGAAGGACGACTGGTGGCTTTTGATCAAGATCAAAACGCTTTGTCGTTTGCAAAAGAAAGGTTGAAAGAATCTTCGGTTCATGTGGAATATGTACATAAAAACTTTCGGTTTTTAAGGGAAGAACTGATGAAAAGAGAAATTGAGCAAGTAGACGGCTTTGTCTTCGATCTCGGCGTATCTTCTCCACAATTCGATGAACCAGAACGAGGATTTAGTTACAGGTTTGATGCACCTCTTGACATGAGAATGAACCAAGAGCAAGAGCTTACCGCCTATCATGTGGTAAACGAGTGGAGCTTCAAAGCGTTGACAGAAATACTTGCCCGTTATGGAGAAGAAAAGTTTGCCAAACAAATCGCTAGAAAAATTGAGAAACAGAGAGAAGTTTCTCCTATTGAGACGACATTTCAATTGGTCGACATTATAAAAGAAGGGATTCCTGCACCTGCAAGAAGAAAAGGTGGGCATCCTGCCAAAAAGACATTCCAAGCAATCCGTATTGCAGTGAATGACGAATTAAATGTGTTTAAAGAAGCTCTTGAAGATGCCATAGCCATGACAAAACCTGGTGGAAGGATTGCTGTTATAACGTTTCATTCACTTGAGGATCGGATTTGCAAACAAGTGTTTAAAAGTAAAAGCAGCTATCCAGAGCTTCCAAAAGGGCTTCCTGTTCTCCCTGATGAATTCGAACCTGAATTGAAGCTGATTAATAAAAAACCTATTTTAGCTAATGAAGAAGAGTTAGAAGCTAATCACCGTGCTCATTCAGCTAAATTAAGAATTGCAGAAAAAAACAAATAA
- a CDS encoding DUF3397 domain-containing protein, whose amino-acid sequence MAEVTAVITATLVTAPLLGLYIFYLIMVKLSRNKQRSFKLAVDVTVLLFIVSVYFMVYEIWGLRMGWLIAMFFLLTAIIFTFVHWKNYEEIDIKRVFKGVWRFQFVVFFLLYFIIIIYGLFNSVMT is encoded by the coding sequence ATGGCTGAAGTTACTGCTGTTATAACAGCGACACTTGTAACGGCGCCTTTGTTAGGCTTATATATTTTTTATTTAATTATGGTAAAATTGTCTCGGAATAAGCAACGTTCCTTTAAACTTGCGGTTGATGTGACGGTATTACTGTTCATTGTATCGGTGTATTTTATGGTGTATGAAATATGGGGCCTTCGAATGGGATGGCTAATAGCGATGTTTTTTTTACTAACAGCTATTATTTTTACATTTGTTCACTGGAAAAACTATGAAGAAATTGATATAAAACGGGTATTTAAAGGTGTTTGGCGATTTCAATTCGTCGTTTTCTTTCTGCTCTACTTTATTATCATAATTTACGGATTGTTTAATTCAGTTATGACATAA
- a CDS encoding nucleotidyltransferase — protein sequence MNILGLIVEYNPFHNGHLYHLQQSIKKTTPDLIIAIMSGDFLQRGEPALVNKWSRTNMALRAGVDLVVELPYLYAVQKADIFAEGAVSRLVELGVTDICFGSEEGDISSFFDTFSWMNNRQSLIDEQLKNEMSKGKSYPKAFSDAVATLQPPDTVLDLSKPNNILGYQYVKSSFNQRTSIRMHTIKRSGSEYNDRHLSHASIASATALRHMLIKDKRPIDFLKPYVPSYALEQLSTYFSIFNKFHTWDDYFPFIQHSLISQDNCSLNQIYECEEGLENRLRKAIITSVGFDDFISKIKAKRYTRTRLQRLLVHLYLKTNKWFVKKHLGEQHPAYIRVLGMSDKGQHHLSKLKKQTTLSILTTASKSQHPVFQKDILASRLHGLPNHRTGMSFMEEYQTVPLRYHINSDTFITDRRP from the coding sequence ATGAATATTCTTGGGCTTATTGTTGAATATAATCCCTTTCATAACGGTCATTTATATCATTTACAGCAATCCATTAAAAAAACCACCCCTGACCTCATTATCGCTATTATGAGTGGTGATTTTTTACAACGCGGTGAACCTGCCCTCGTGAATAAATGGTCCCGAACAAACATGGCTTTACGAGCAGGTGTAGATTTAGTAGTCGAGCTTCCTTACCTTTACGCCGTTCAAAAAGCAGATATTTTTGCTGAAGGAGCTGTATCACGTCTAGTCGAATTAGGTGTAACAGATATTTGCTTCGGCAGTGAAGAAGGCGATATTTCTTCATTTTTCGATACATTTTCCTGGATGAATAATCGCCAATCCTTAATTGACGAACAATTAAAAAATGAGATGTCTAAAGGAAAAAGTTATCCTAAAGCTTTTTCTGATGCTGTGGCGACTCTCCAGCCACCAGATACGGTACTTGATTTATCAAAACCTAATAACATCTTAGGCTATCAATACGTAAAGTCTTCGTTTAATCAACGAACATCTATCCGTATGCATACAATCAAACGAAGCGGTTCGGAGTACAACGATCGTCATTTAAGCCATGCTTCCATCGCCAGTGCGACTGCTTTGCGACACATGCTTATCAAAGATAAACGACCGATCGACTTTCTCAAACCTTATGTTCCCTCTTATGCGTTGGAACAGTTGTCAACCTATTTTTCAATCTTTAATAAGTTTCATACTTGGGACGATTATTTCCCATTTATCCAGCATAGCCTTATTTCTCAGGATAACTGTTCACTTAATCAAATTTATGAATGTGAAGAAGGTCTTGAGAACCGACTTAGGAAAGCGATAATTACAAGTGTAGGATTCGATGACTTCATTTCTAAAATTAAAGCTAAACGGTACACACGAACACGATTACAACGACTACTCGTTCACCTCTATTTAAAAACTAATAAATGGTTTGTAAAAAAACATTTAGGCGAACAACATCCAGCATATATTCGGGTACTCGGCATGTCTGATAAAGGACAACATCATTTATCTAAACTTAAAAAGCAAACAACGTTATCAATTCTGACAACAGCAAGTAAATCTCAGCATCCAGTTTTTCAAAAAGACATTCTCGCTAGTCGCCTTCACGGCCTCCCAAATCACCGAACAGGGATGTCTTTTATGGAGGAATATCAAACAGTCCCCCTCCGTTATCATATAAATAGTGACACATTTATCACAGATAGGCGTCCGTAA
- the rpmF gene encoding 50S ribosomal protein L32 yields the protein MAVPFRRTSKTKKRQRRTHIKLRVPGMVECPDCGEMKLSHRVCKACGSYKGREVAK from the coding sequence ATGGCAGTACCATTTAGACGAACAAGTAAAACTAAAAAAAGACAGCGTCGTACGCATATCAAATTGCGTGTGCCTGGAATGGTAGAATGTCCTGATTGTGGAGAAATGAAGCTTTCACACCGTGTATGTAAAGCGTGTGGTTCTTATAAAGGACGAGAAGTAGCAAAATAA
- a CDS encoding RsfA family transcriptional regulator: protein MIRQDAWNHDEDLLLAETVLRHIREGGTQLAAFDEVAEKLSRTPAACGFRWNSTVRKQYDSAIQLAKKARKEAKLHHVLNRHTSHTVKDEVITTEEKKRTLTGKEITSWYDELITFLKEEKEKVYQQGIDDDRLTDLRDENAQLKKQLAEMRAEYLEIKEDYQLMIHAVQRAAKKESRSPAL, encoded by the coding sequence TTGATTAGACAAGATGCATGGAATCATGACGAAGATCTACTGCTGGCAGAGACGGTGCTTCGTCATATAAGAGAAGGGGGAACCCAGCTCGCAGCATTTGATGAAGTGGCAGAAAAGCTTTCACGAACACCAGCAGCATGTGGGTTCAGATGGAATTCTACAGTTAGAAAGCAATATGATTCTGCCATACAATTAGCTAAGAAGGCACGAAAGGAAGCAAAATTACACCATGTATTAAACCGACACACCTCTCATACTGTAAAAGATGAGGTAATCACTACTGAAGAAAAGAAACGTACTTTAACAGGGAAAGAGATAACTAGTTGGTATGATGAATTAATTACATTTTTAAAAGAGGAAAAAGAGAAGGTTTACCAACAAGGGATAGATGATGACAGATTAACTGATTTGCGTGACGAAAACGCCCAATTGAAAAAGCAGTTAGCGGAGATGAGAGCAGAGTACCTTGAAATAAAAGAAGATTACCAGTTAATGATACATGCAGTGCAACGGGCAGCAAAAAAAGAAAGCAGAAGTCCAGCATTATAA
- the mraZ gene encoding division/cell wall cluster transcriptional repressor MraZ, with amino-acid sequence MFMGEYHHNIDDKGRMIVPAKFRDELGSTFVVTRGMDKCLFVYPEKEWQQLEQKLKTLPFTKKDARAFTRFFFSGATECELDKQGRVNIASTLRSFAMLEKECVVIGVSNRVEIWSKDVWEDYFAESEDSFAEIAEGIVDFEL; translated from the coding sequence ATGTTCATGGGTGAATACCATCATAATATTGATGATAAAGGGCGCATGATTGTTCCAGCTAAATTCCGTGATGAACTTGGGTCCACCTTCGTAGTGACAAGAGGAATGGATAAATGCTTATTTGTTTATCCTGAAAAAGAATGGCAACAATTAGAGCAAAAATTAAAAACCCTTCCGTTCACTAAAAAAGATGCTCGTGCATTCACGAGGTTTTTTTTCTCAGGAGCGACTGAATGTGAATTGGATAAACAAGGGAGAGTAAATATTGCATCAACTTTACGTTCATTTGCCATGCTCGAAAAAGAGTGTGTCGTTATCGGAGTCTCTAATCGAGTTGAGATATGGAGTAAAGACGTGTGGGAGGATTACTTTGCGGAGTCTGAGGATTCCTTTGCTGAAATTGCAGAAGGCATCGTAGACTTTGAACTGTAG
- a CDS encoding DUF177 domain-containing protein has protein sequence MKWSVQQLHAFKQKGMQIDELVDASKVKEIDREIRDISPVHVKGEALINHSTATFNLEISGSMTLPCARTLNDVEFPFSIQATEIFQLDEWSTYDGDEDVHELIDNTVDLMPYVRERILLEKPMRVFSEKKEGPAPEEGEGWELTSKEDQNEPQDKVDPRLKELEKFFDKK, from the coding sequence ATGAAATGGTCGGTACAGCAATTGCACGCTTTTAAACAGAAAGGGATGCAAATTGACGAATTGGTCGATGCGAGTAAAGTGAAAGAAATTGACCGTGAAATTCGTGATATTAGTCCAGTCCATGTAAAGGGAGAGGCACTCATTAATCATAGTACTGCTACCTTTAATTTGGAGATTAGTGGATCCATGACATTACCATGTGCACGAACTCTTAATGATGTAGAGTTTCCTTTTTCCATCCAAGCTACTGAGATTTTTCAGTTGGATGAATGGTCCACCTACGATGGGGATGAAGATGTTCATGAATTGATTGATAATACGGTTGATTTGATGCCTTATGTTCGAGAACGAATTTTGTTGGAAAAGCCGATGCGGGTGTTCAGTGAGAAAAAAGAAGGTCCTGCTCCTGAAGAAGGAGAAGGCTGGGAATTAACTTCGAAAGAGGACCAGAATGAACCACAGGACAAGGTAGATCCTCGATTGAAAGAGCTTGAAAAATTTTTTGACAAAAAATAG
- the ftsL gene encoding cell division protein FtsL, with translation MSPLVEKKVQQTYVPHREKETKKVRERVFKGGITKGEKVIYAMALIAVVCITYLIVSNYATMYSLNHDMQQVESQISSQENVNSGLTLQVKELSDPERILDIAQNELGMKLNDESVKVIHSND, from the coding sequence ATGAGCCCGTTAGTAGAAAAGAAAGTTCAACAAACCTATGTGCCACATCGTGAAAAAGAAACGAAAAAGGTAAGAGAGCGTGTTTTTAAAGGTGGAATCACTAAAGGAGAAAAAGTTATTTATGCGATGGCATTAATTGCTGTTGTATGTATTACTTACCTGATTGTGTCGAATTATGCCACAATGTACTCGCTAAATCATGATATGCAACAAGTGGAATCCCAAATAAGTAGTCAAGAAAATGTTAATTCGGGTCTTACACTCCAAGTGAAGGAACTGTCTGATCCTGAAAGAATTTTAGATATCGCTCAAAATGAACTTGGGATGAAATTGAATGATGAGAGCGTCAAAGTTATTCATAGCAATGATTGA
- a CDS encoding N-acetyltransferase: MVSYQVVKLKVNFKTLEEFENFREYGQQELSMKEDLEDNIVENDSDSPFYGVYYGNKLVARMSLYQIDKKYDRYFDPPQDYYELWKLEVLPGYQGKGIGKALVDFAKSLGLPVKTNARQRSDDFWHKQGFEALTYKTERDRGENPYVWFPTGVSEKKESS; the protein is encoded by the coding sequence ATGGTTTCATATCAAGTAGTTAAACTGAAAGTAAACTTTAAAACGTTAGAAGAGTTTGAAAATTTCAGAGAATATGGTCAGCAAGAATTATCAATGAAAGAAGACTTAGAAGATAATATTGTAGAAAATGATAGTGACTCACCTTTTTACGGTGTCTATTACGGCAATAAGTTAGTGGCACGAATGAGCCTTTATCAAATAGACAAAAAGTATGATCGTTATTTTGATCCTCCTCAAGATTATTATGAGCTATGGAAATTAGAAGTGCTGCCAGGTTATCAAGGAAAAGGCATTGGGAAAGCGCTTGTAGATTTCGCTAAAAGTTTAGGACTTCCCGTAAAAACAAATGCCCGTCAGCGTTCAGATGATTTCTGGCATAAACAAGGTTTTGAAGCACTCACTTATAAAACGGAGAGAGATAGAGGAGAAAATCCATATGTGTGGTTCCCGACAGGCGTGTCCGAAAAAAAGGAATCATCGTAA
- a CDS encoding PASTA domain-containing protein produces MKSSRLTKRALWFLFILLLAVAALFSRFIYIQAAKEVQGTDLKALLEQRWSQTETLEGKRGSILDTNGEVLAEEIPSYTIIAVLDERFDSYVSDPQATAEALSQVLDINQETLEEQLTRDAVQVELGARAKNISYEKKQEVAELELDGILFREDPRRYYPKQTFASHILGYTERDMSVARMGLESSLNEYLQETDGYITYQKDGRNRRLLNADEVIEEPINGQDVYLTIDSRIQMAIEQTMNQVDEEFEPERMIAIVANASTGEILGMSNRPSFNPNQYENIENYTNFAVTSSFEPGSTMKVFSLAAAIEEGVFDPEETYQSGSYEVTDRTIRDHNQGRGWGEISYLEGVQRSSNVAFSKLALEKLGAETLYDYVDAFGFRQVTGIDLPNESPGLIADQYTIDAATTAFGQATAITPIQQVQAATAIANEGNMMTPYIVERIVDPVNKEVVYQSEPEVKSQPISEETAERVLEILETVVTAEEGTGRPFAIDGFDVAGKTGTAQIPSEDGGYLTGHGNNIFSFIGMAPADDPEVIVYVAVDRPNLEADEAGSEPVSMIFKQVMEQSLQYLNIAPTEDEEVSSVQATIEMGNYEDKETEEAYNNLSEQGLDVTLIGDGETIIKQSHVEGTELIHGEKIILLTDDDDPLVPDLTGWSLRNVYLLEEVTDIEMEVEGSGFVNGQTPSPGSSMEGVNRMMIDLSSNNDSDQDETNMEEDEETVESEENDFFMD; encoded by the coding sequence ATGAAGAGCAGCCGATTGACGAAAAGAGCACTTTGGTTCCTATTTATTCTGCTTCTGGCGGTTGCTGCCTTATTTTCCCGATTTATTTATATACAAGCAGCTAAAGAAGTACAGGGAACCGATCTTAAGGCGTTATTGGAGCAACGGTGGTCACAAACTGAAACACTGGAAGGTAAGAGAGGTTCTATCCTCGATACAAATGGGGAAGTGCTTGCTGAGGAAATTCCGTCATACACAATTATAGCTGTATTAGACGAGCGGTTTGATAGTTATGTAAGTGATCCCCAAGCGACAGCTGAAGCATTAAGTCAGGTTTTAGATATAAATCAAGAGACATTGGAAGAGCAACTGACACGTGATGCCGTTCAGGTTGAATTAGGAGCACGTGCGAAAAATATTAGCTATGAGAAAAAACAAGAAGTAGCAGAACTAGAATTGGATGGTATTTTATTTAGGGAGGACCCCCGTCGCTATTACCCTAAACAGACTTTTGCGTCTCACATATTAGGATATACTGAGAGAGATATGTCTGTTGCAAGAATGGGGCTTGAGAGTAGCCTTAATGAGTACTTACAAGAAACTGATGGGTATATTACTTATCAGAAGGACGGTAGGAATCGTCGATTATTGAATGCTGACGAAGTGATTGAAGAACCTATCAATGGCCAAGACGTGTATTTAACGATCGATTCCCGTATTCAAATGGCAATCGAACAAACGATGAATCAAGTTGATGAAGAATTTGAGCCCGAACGAATGATAGCGATTGTAGCAAATGCAAGTACAGGTGAAATTCTTGGGATGTCCAATAGACCAAGTTTTAATCCTAATCAGTATGAAAACATTGAAAACTATACTAACTTTGCTGTAACGTCAAGCTTTGAACCTGGATCTACAATGAAAGTGTTTTCGTTGGCTGCTGCAATTGAAGAAGGCGTATTTGATCCAGAGGAAACTTATCAATCTGGTAGTTACGAAGTAACAGATCGAACAATTCGAGATCACAATCAAGGACGTGGCTGGGGAGAAATCTCATACCTGGAAGGTGTTCAACGTTCTTCCAATGTGGCATTCTCGAAACTTGCTTTAGAGAAACTCGGGGCAGAGACACTTTATGACTATGTCGATGCTTTTGGTTTTCGCCAAGTAACAGGCATTGATCTTCCGAATGAGAGTCCTGGTTTGATTGCAGATCAGTATACAATTGATGCGGCTACGACGGCTTTCGGTCAGGCGACAGCCATAACGCCGATACAGCAAGTACAAGCAGCGACAGCCATTGCAAATGAGGGGAACATGATGACCCCTTATATTGTGGAGCGTATTGTTGATCCCGTAAACAAAGAAGTGGTTTATCAAAGTGAGCCAGAAGTAAAGAGTCAACCTATTTCAGAAGAAACAGCTGAACGGGTTTTAGAAATTCTTGAGACTGTTGTAACCGCTGAAGAGGGTACTGGTAGGCCTTTTGCCATTGATGGTTTTGATGTAGCTGGTAAAACGGGAACAGCGCAAATTCCGAGTGAGGATGGCGGTTACTTGACAGGACATGGGAATAATATTTTCTCATTCATCGGAATGGCTCCGGCAGATGACCCTGAAGTCATCGTATATGTGGCTGTTGACCGACCAAATCTAGAGGCTGATGAGGCGGGCTCTGAGCCAGTGTCAATGATCTTTAAACAAGTGATGGAACAAAGCCTTCAGTATTTGAATATTGCTCCAACAGAAGATGAAGAGGTGTCCTCTGTCCAAGCTACGATCGAAATGGGGAACTATGAAGACAAAGAGACAGAGGAAGCTTATAATAATCTATCTGAACAAGGTCTTGATGTGACCTTAATAGGAGATGGAGAAACGATCATTAAACAGTCACACGTAGAAGGTACGGAATTAATACATGGAGAAAAGATTATTCTACTAACGGATGATGATGATCCTCTCGTACCGGATTTGACAGGCTGGTCATTAAGAAATGTTTACTTACTTGAAGAAGTGACAGACATCGAGATGGAAGTGGAAGGGTCTGGTTTTGTTAATGGACAAACACCATCTCCTGGAAGTAGTATGGAAGGTGTCAATCGTATGATGATTGATCTGTCTAGCAACAATGACTCCGATCAGGATGAAACAAATATGGAAGAAGATGAAGAAACAGTAGAGTCAGAAGAAAATGACTTTTTTATGGATTAA
- the bshC gene encoding bacillithiol biosynthesis cysteine-adding enzyme BshC yields MELHFSKLNDHTSFIHKYINDDQKIMEFFDYRLNKADRAARYNELMTLNFPRLELAEVLMKFNRKLNASEAALRQIERLKRVDSVVVVGGQQAGLLSGPLYTINKMITILVEAAKLEEELSVPVIPIFWIAGEDHDIDEVNHTFFHEGEEVRRVSIPERNELKQSVSERLIELDMTREKIVDAFSFLRETAFTETLYEELMDDLSQDLTYTQWFAKIVQRLFSHTDLVLLDAADPEIRRIERSFFAKMVAHSDAISQAFSEQAARFKEMDLGEPISTDKSNAHLFFHEGGQRFLLERTEKGFREKAGSRTWTYDSLLREVEEGTLQLSNNVVTRPIMQDLLLPVHTFIGGPGEVKYWGVLKDVFHCFDRKMPLVFPRYHLTFLSRRSQKNLKRYDLSVDDVLTSGVADTIERIIHSNKRVSKEKVMKKAKRELKQWMNELAESLGPIDHDIETVNNQFQTRVFQQLATYERKIEDLELLRHATHIKRLNQLEAEIRPNAIWQERYLNIYPFLNTFGPDLVSRLFNKLTNQKKNLNEGTHIFVDL; encoded by the coding sequence ATGGAGTTACATTTTTCTAAACTAAATGATCACACATCTTTCATACATAAGTATATAAACGATGATCAGAAGATAATGGAGTTTTTTGATTATCGATTAAATAAAGCCGATCGAGCTGCAAGGTATAATGAATTGATGACCTTGAACTTCCCACGTTTAGAGCTTGCTGAGGTACTAATGAAATTTAACAGGAAGCTCAATGCCTCAGAGGCTGCTTTACGCCAAATTGAACGCTTGAAGAGAGTTGATAGTGTCGTTGTCGTCGGTGGACAACAAGCAGGACTGCTTTCCGGCCCTCTGTATACAATCAATAAGATGATAACCATTTTAGTAGAGGCTGCTAAACTAGAAGAAGAATTATCTGTGCCGGTTATCCCTATTTTTTGGATTGCTGGAGAGGATCACGATATTGACGAAGTAAACCATACTTTTTTTCATGAAGGAGAGGAAGTACGACGTGTTAGTATTCCAGAGCGTAATGAGCTAAAGCAATCTGTGTCGGAACGATTGATTGAGTTAGATATGACGCGTGAAAAAATAGTTGATGCATTTAGTTTTCTTAGAGAGACAGCCTTTACTGAAACGTTATATGAAGAATTAATGGATGATTTATCTCAGGATCTCACATATACACAGTGGTTTGCAAAAATCGTTCAGCGTCTTTTTAGTCATACAGATTTAGTTTTATTAGACGCCGCAGACCCAGAAATTCGTCGAATCGAGCGTTCTTTTTTTGCGAAAATGGTAGCGCACAGTGACGCTATAAGTCAAGCGTTTAGTGAACAAGCAGCCCGCTTTAAAGAGATGGATTTAGGAGAGCCTATCTCAACAGACAAAAGTAATGCGCATCTCTTTTTTCATGAAGGTGGCCAACGCTTCCTACTTGAAAGAACAGAAAAGGGGTTTAGAGAAAAAGCCGGTTCCCGAACTTGGACATATGACTCGTTGCTTCGAGAAGTTGAAGAAGGGACATTACAATTGAGTAATAACGTGGTCACCCGTCCAATTATGCAAGATTTATTATTACCTGTACATACCTTTATTGGAGGCCCAGGAGAAGTGAAATACTGGGGGGTGTTAAAAGATGTTTTTCACTGCTTTGATAGGAAGATGCCCCTCGTTTTTCCGAGATATCACCTTACATTTTTATCTCGACGGTCTCAAAAAAATTTAAAAAGATATGATCTATCCGTAGATGACGTACTAACCTCTGGTGTAGCTGATACGATAGAGAGGATCATCCACTCTAATAAGCGAGTGAGTAAAGAGAAAGTGATGAAGAAAGCGAAAAGAGAATTAAAGCAATGGATGAATGAATTAGCAGAGAGTTTGGGGCCTATTGATCATGATATTGAAACAGTAAATAATCAATTTCAAACGCGAGTGTTTCAGCAATTGGCCACCTATGAACGGAAAATCGAGGACTTGGAATTATTGCGTCATGCCACCCATATTAAAAGATTAAACCAGTTAGAGGCTGAAATAAGGCCCAACGCAATATGGCAAGAGCGTTATTTGAATATCTATCCATTTCTTAACACTTTCGGGCCAGATCTCGTAAGTAGATTATTTAATAAGTTAACAAACCAAAAAAAGAATCTTAATGAAGGAACTCATATTTTTGTTGATTTATAA
- a CDS encoding 2-dehydropantoate 2-reductase, producing MNIAIIGGGSVGLLTASCLNNNSHNLTIVTRTSQQAEAILNEGLLYVSEKEKKTVMPKAVPQSDINKLEADLVIVTLKQTALDRWFTWAREKIVLETPLLFLQNGMGHIEKANKVLPHSIITGVVTHGAEKVSGTHVIHHGLGKLYTGGPFSLKSIIRKLEIKAPSHFPIVWEECIEITVKKKLLTNAIINPLTAIYNVKNGGLLEDSDLKKQVKLLFNEVIQILGLSEHDWALVKNVIQETSENTSSMRADLKEGRKTEIDAIVGYLLKKGHEQNKKIDHLEVVYSKIKSLEKGIIHG from the coding sequence ATGAATATCGCAATTATAGGTGGCGGTTCCGTAGGTTTGCTAACTGCTAGTTGTTTAAATAACAATTCACATAATTTAACAATTGTAACGAGGACCTCTCAACAAGCTGAAGCTATTTTAAACGAAGGTTTATTATATGTGAGTGAGAAAGAAAAGAAAACGGTGATGCCTAAAGCGGTGCCTCAGTCTGACATTAATAAATTAGAAGCAGACTTGGTAATAGTTACTCTCAAACAAACGGCCCTAGATAGGTGGTTTACTTGGGCAAGAGAGAAAATTGTGTTAGAGACGCCATTGTTATTTTTACAAAATGGCATGGGACACATAGAAAAAGCAAATAAAGTGTTACCTCATTCGATTATCACTGGTGTTGTAACGCATGGTGCAGAGAAAGTATCTGGAACGCATGTTATTCATCACGGCTTAGGCAAATTATATACGGGCGGCCCCTTTTCTTTAAAATCCATTATTCGTAAATTAGAGATCAAAGCCCCCTCGCATTTTCCTATAGTATGGGAGGAGTGTATTGAGATAACAGTTAAGAAAAAATTGTTAACCAATGCGATTATCAACCCCCTTACTGCTATTTATAATGTTAAAAATGGAGGATTATTAGAAGATTCAGATTTGAAAAAGCAAGTTAAGTTATTATTTAACGAGGTTATTCAAATTCTTGGATTGTCAGAACATGATTGGGCGCTCGTAAAAAATGTTATTCAAGAAACCTCAGAAAATACGTCCTCAATGAGAGCGGACCTTAAGGAAGGTAGAAAAACAGAGATTGATGCAATAGTCGGTTATCTTTTGAAGAAAGGGCATGAACAAAATAAAAAAATTGATCATTTAGAAGTCGTTTATAGCAAAATTAAATCATTGGAAAAGGGGATCATCCATGGCTGA